Genomic window (Neodiprion lecontei isolate iyNeoLeco1 chromosome 7, iyNeoLeco1.1, whole genome shotgun sequence):
tttttttatcaaaaaacgCATAATTATCATAACGTTTTACGAAATTCAAACGTTacttgtatatgtattattaaGTCTTATTCCTTTTGGCCTGAtcctatttattttatataatccTTCGCAAAGTTATCCAATCCAAGCTATAATTTAAGCTTAAAGATTCAACGATTTCCAAATCAGAcaacgaattttgaaataattatacaattcaCGATCGTAATCAATCGTAATGTGAAAGTTGAAGATTAAATTACTATATTAGGAATGCTGAGGCGCTAATACCAAGggtaaaaaaaacctgtttcGTTTTTAGCTTTCAGATTCAACGTCCTGAAACTTTATATTCACGCTTCGGTTTGAATTCTGCTTCAAaacgaattttcttttttttgttcaaatcgAACCTCTCTCACGTATTACATATCAGATTAACATAAGATTTTGTtgctaaaaattaaaaaaaaaaacaaatattttgctTAGCTAATAGTTGtgggatatatatttttttttttttccttcaactCAAATACTTAgttaattgttattattattcggtgtaatattttgaaaatgttgtcCTGACTCagatattattttgaaaagtgaaatttgtacttttgtttatttttagcAATGTGCTATTGTGCCGattaatttcctttttttttttcacctagaTCACGATTTATTGtgcaagaatttttatttatttttcaaccgagAAAAGTTACCATCCTTATCGACAGACGGTATACAGTTTTTGTCTGCGCGTGCCGATTCGCCCGATTTCGGTTTCTTGATAACGAATCAGGCAATTTTATCATTGCGATAAGTTGATAAATTTCTCATTTACTCTGAAACCGCATTGACCGAaccatttcaaaaatttgatctttattttatactgtTTTCTCTAATGGCttatgttataaaaattttttcgtaatatttAATCTGTCAATTTAACGAAcgatgtatttttcttcgccggaaaatataaaaattaacttaacgatacaaaaaatacgtttattcTATTTGTATGAacaattgattttatttacgttcattgaaaataatttggtaATACTTTTGTTACAGATACAGAAAATTAGCACTAAAATGGCATCCCGATAAGAATCCAGAAAATTTAGACGAGGCAAACAAGAAGTTCAAGGAGATCTCGGAAGCTTACGAAGTTTTAATcgatggtaaaatttttatatgttgtaatcaatttttttatccgtatttattaattattccgAAAAACTTATTATTcatataaaaaacaattttttcctcacatTTCCCGGCTATCAGGAGTCACTTGCTTGGCATGCATTTTACGTTATAATTTGTCTTGTCACTACAGTCgtttaatttatgaaaatattattattgtactgCTAATGTGATCGTTTCGATAAATCTTCTGGTATAAGTGAAaggtaaaacattttttaaaggaTACCCTCACATCGATACGAATATCAATgcgtaattgaaatttgtaacaGCCTAAACTGTCAGCTTTATCCAAAGCAAGCTTTGCCCATTCATTCATCTCGCTAATAGATTTGGCAACactagtaaaaaattttgcatcaTTTACGTAcactttattaaaaattttacagtgGTAATTGGTCGACAGTCGctcatttatcaaattttatgcAACCACAAAATTAGAGATAGTCTTTATAATTATTCTAATTACATCAACTCATGATAAcgagttttttaaaaattttttctttgcttttcatCGTCGAGAAAAGCCCACGAAAGAAGTTTCAACAGGACTCGAGACCCGCAGTTTCAAAGTCGAACTTTTAGTTTCCGTTTCAATTAGTTTTAAACTTTTTGCTTAAACCTACGACACGCTGGGAAAATGAATCCACAAACTTTGCAAGTCCTTCTTTCATTACGGTTCCATAACTATGACAGCTCCTTATTCCACTGGTTGTACATAGATCCTTGTtaaaattccaaattaaatggaaataaaacgaacaaaaacaaacaatattacaaaattgcaaaaataaattaccgCATGGTTGTGATAATACGTGTCTCTGGTGACGTAAATACCAAGTATGTAATATGTAATCGATCTtggattggaaaaaaaaaaaaataataatatcaacgaAATCTAGGACCAATTACGTTACCATTAGTAAACaatgtttctttctttttttttttttttttttttttattcacatcaGTATAATTTACTCGATATAatctcttccttttttttcgcccTGATTATTGAAATACTAACAGATTAATTATATCATATGTTACTTTGAACATATAGTATGTTGGTTATGTATGAATCAATTGATAATATTTAACCCCGTGGTTTTATAGTTTTCATATGTTTATCAAacgtctttattttttttttttatattctttttgtttttgctttgAAGGAAACAGTTTTCCGTTTTAAATTGTGTTTACAATGCTTTTGATAAAATCAATCGATtggacggaaaaaaaaaaaaaacacctctGTTTGTTCCCGGATTGTGATGTGACCTGATATTGGTATCCAGATGCGAAAAGAAGAACGTACGATCAGCGATTGTATCAGAAGGCGTCGTCGAGGCCAGGCCGTGGATTCACCTTCAGGACTTTCTTTGACTCTCCTTTCCAGCGATATTTTGGTACcattgataaaacaaaaaaaaaaaaaaaaacacacttTAAGAGTGTCTCCAGAATAAGAGATccctgaaaaattgttttcccatcaaacgatatatatatacatatatgtatatatatacacacacatacctATATCGCTAATGCTAAAACTGGTTTCTCAGACTTCATTATTATTCAGCCCATGGTAAAATCCGAGTTCATAGGTGCTGCTGTTGATTATACAATTTGAtgttcttctttcttctttcttctttttcttttttttttcatctaaatcTTTGTTACAAAAATACCATTGACATTGCCTGAAAAGAAGTTTTCAGTTTATACTTCTACAACtccgtatatttttatctgtatttatttttataaaattgatattaattttccaCCTACGAGTTGTGTTCTTTTTTACGAAATGTCACGGATTTTCCTTATGAAAAATGAGtttaacaaaaaagaaaaaaaaaaaaaaatatgtatttcgTTTCTTGTCAGAATTTGAACAAAgagtttatgaaaaaatattgattctaaagttttacagaaattttctGGGAGATCATTTAGGAACGGACATGTTTCTTGTAGATGCGACAGGTTGGAAAAATAATACCAATTAACtttgtctttctttcttcaaaatgAATACGCTACGTCGACAATGAACGGGAATTGAAAGTGTTCGAGTTATCCGATTGATTTTTACAGCATGTTTCTTTGATATTATCAATTGTCTACAATCACTTCTACGTAATGTGAGAATAGATTACATTTCGACAAATTCTAGTTTGgcatattaattttttttataaaatattgcgTAGGTCGAACGAAAAGTTTTACCCCAGTGTTATTTTAATGGGAATTCCTTCTACCAAATAATCCAACGGTCGTTACCAGAGAGGCACTCATCACAACTAGCAACCTTGCCTTCTAACAAAACTGTGCTGGCTGcatttttgctttttcaatGAGAtgatatgattttttataaatgtgCGTGACTGAAACCAAGAGGAGTTATCCTACAATCCATATTCGAATAGAGCGCGACTTACAAGAACAATTAAACATTGTTGATCGATTAACGTTAAACcgtttataaaaaatcatctCATCTACACAGTGGTACTGGACTACCGGGTTATCAATCTCCAAACCCCATCGTCGTTGTCTACTAACAGCCCGCAACCCGCATTTGCTTTTGGATTCGGAGTGAACACGCTGCCAGAAGAACTGCATctaaacattgtttttcttgtttttaattttatagaaaagaaaagacgCGTCTATGATCAGTTCGGAAAGGAAGGTCTTCACATGCCTCCCGGCAGCAAAAGGCGTCACGAGGATGAATTCGACAGACAATTTGGCGGTCCGTTTGTTTTCAGAGATCCTGAAGATGTGTTCAGAGAATTCTTTGGCGGAACACCATTCGAGGATCTATTTGCTGGTAATTACTAGTCGCATAATTTAACGGATTTAAGCGTCTATAATTTCTCATTCCAATTGATATTTTCTCTCTTAAGGTTTTCATGGGGGCGGCACACGTCGCGGACTTAACAGACACAGTCATCCGAGCAACAACAGCCTAAGCGCACCGTTCTTTGGACCACTAGGACTCAGTTTGGGGCCACATTTACAGGATGTACTCGGAGCCAGAGACGGGAGTTTCACATCGTTTAGTACTTTTAACAGTAGCTTTGGCGGACCGAGCAGTGGAGCAGCTGTGAAGAGGACAAGCACATCGACGAGGTTCATTAACGGAAAAAAGATAACAACGAAAAAGCAAGTATTTCCGTATAACGATCCGCTTGTCTTAATCAATGCGGTGAGCGTATAAAAGTCGTTTGGAAACCAACGTAAAATATAAGTTTACGCGCGGGATTCTTGTTCcacattatatttataactAACTCTCGATGTGGAAAAATCACTGCCTTTTAACATTATTAGTAGGCTAATGGAagtattgtttttaaatttgttaCAGAGTATGCGAGAACGGGAGAGAAACGATAATGTCCTACGAGAACGACGTGTTGAAGTCAAAGACAGTGAATGGCGTACCACAATCTATAACGTACagttaaattgaatattcccCATTCGTTAGATCTCTGTCCAACGGTTGCACAAAATCCCCTCCCaaatcattaattaaaaaaattgataaccaAACCTCACTGATATATAAGTTATATTACCATTCTTGCTGTTAACAATAACGTGGCAACGTTTGCGCATTGCAAGATGTCACGCAGTATTAATCCAATTTTTAGGATGATTTTTGTCTGTACCCCAAAGCCATTTTGAGGCGAAAGTCTGGAGTTCTTTGTGTtcctctgattttttttaccaactaAACATATCATATCGCTCTCAGACTAATAATTTTAAGCGTCGAacttaatattataatatgaagATGCATACTAACAACACTTATTGGCTAATCTTGCAATTTAAGACATCACTTCTCTTCGGCTTGGAATTAAAAACTTGCGGTGTTATTTGTGTCGAACGTCTCAGTCGTTTTGCAAtgaatgtaaagaaaaaaaaaaatccttgtCAATGTCAATATTTTGACAGGTGTGAGGGGCCGTCTACGAGTCGTCGGATTACCGAAGAATCCAAAGGTGCAAGTTTCAATCATAATATAAATCAAGATTCGTCAAAGTATTCGAATGATTTGAAATCCAAGAAGAAATCGCCGATAACTTCATGTTTGAATATGAGAgcacagaaaaataaaaaataagtaacCAACGTCTGCCAGTATACCTATTTTTAGTTCATAGAGTTGTCTATAAATTTCGGTGtctctataattattatatattcaaaaGGTGAATTGAAAACGTTAATTGTTTACATTTCGATTTTCATCTTATTCTTGTTTGTTTACGAAGCGGGAAATCAGGGAAAGTTGAAGTATAGCAAAAgtaaagtagaaaaattattaaagttTTGTTTGAGAAAACGGTGGTGAAAActatttgaacaaaattctGAATAAAGAATATCCGAATTGAAATGAGATTGCACGATGTCATCCGAGCTTGACATATCCGTAGTAATGAAATTGCAGAAACCGAGACGTATTtgtagaataaaattgaaaagttagcataatttgtaaagaaaaaaaaaaaaaaaacaaacaataaaaatagaaacaaaaaacgtaACAAACAAGTGagaagaaattgtttgaaaaagaaacgaaatatCGATATTTATCTGCATACAGATTGCTGTTACAAATAATTGTTTGTTAGACGTTGGCAATGCTGCtagataaaacaaaaattgaatctaTGAGGACAGCCTGTGCCGTTAAACGAATTATAGCCAATGCTACGAATATAGTAAGAATGAAACTAATTTATAacgattaaacaaaaaaaaaaaagcaaatgtATCGAAAGAACGTATGTTGTAATGAACTTCGCGACGCTCTAACCACACTACACATATACTATAAGTTAcacataataaaataacaccCATTCTAATTTTAAATAGCCTACGTTATAATATCTagataaatattcaaataaattattcttaattattttgttaaGGAAGGTAAATTTTAATCGTGAAAATCATTCGTTCGGTGTGTGCGTCAGGTATAAATGATGATACAAATCAAAGCGAGTATCCCTTATTCTTAgcttataattaaaaatccaAGCCCAGTCTGCCCTTAAAAACTGTGTCGCCCACTGTACGTTTTTCTTAAGCAATTAATTGActacgtatgtgtatataatgaTAAGACAAAAATGTTAAGCTTCTGAAAAATACACTAccattattcattattattatccttTCATTATCAAATAATGCGAGTTTTAAGAGAATAcgcttgtaaattttttgtgcGCGAATTCCCAAGACGAAACtaaatttgattaaaagtTCGCGGGCCGATGTAAAATCTTTCGCGTGTGATTTAAGAGTTCAGGAAATTTTAATCTGCACCCTAAACTTCCGGGATTCTGTgattataacaataatgattGTTGGTACAACGGTAAATAATTCCTACCGTTAGAACTATTGGCAATTTCAAATGTCGTAATGATTTAATATCGACCGTGTCATAATCCGTATTTCGGTTAAAAAAGGTGATAATGATTCGGAATATCAACAGTGAGACGTGTAAATCATCTTTTATTAAATCATTTCTATAACAccataataaatataattggtaatatatttatatttcgatTTGTCGCACAACGTTGACGTAACGTTTAATTTATACTATCATGTGATATAATTTTACCCTTTCCACTTGGTATCGGCATATTACCAATTCATACCATATATTGCACAATTTTAAATACCAAACCTTTTTAGACGGATTATGTAAATGATCCGCGAAACAAACAGCGAGAGTTATGAATTGATAACAAGTCTAGCAGGGGTTCAATAATTTATGCGGACATATTATTTGTGCGTTGTGTGTAATATTTGTTTGTGTTTTACAAGTGTCGTTTTTTATTtgctataaaaaaaagttttaaattgTACAAATCGTGTACTATGCGATCGGTATTGGtgcaaataaaaatagaatagaGGGGAgaagaaagtagaaaaagcAGAAATTGACATCGAATTATGCAGGTATCatataatttgataaaaaaaaaggttctatttttttccaatagaTGCGACAAGCGATGCGACCTTGGCGATGTATTTTTCCTTTGCTTCATCCTGACTCATTCCTTTTTTCTGTTCCCAAGCATCCCACTTCGCTTTTCCTTTGAAATCTAGCATGCCTGGTCGTGCTGCAAAATTTCGAGGAATTGtataaaatgtaattatttcatgaaacaaaattcacgACAGAGACAATGCGTTATTTTGGAGAATGTATCTATTCGAAATTTTAGCCAAATGGTGGCGGTAAATATTGAAGTATTATATACTACACTAACTGGGTCGTATTTAATTATAGAAACTGGTTTTGATCGCATATTTTACCCCACGCTAATTTAATATCACAAAATGAAGGCCCAACAGTTTGCACGATCTTTTCTGTACCTTGATATTCGttaaatatattcatttaacACGATCAGCTGATTACTGACGCCGACGCCATACTGTACAGGTACAAGCACTTCTAAAATTTACTTAGGTATAGGTACTTTACATACTGAATTTAAGTATGTCTCTTAAGgccgttgttttttttctattttctttttacgtaCCATTTGGAATTTATGTCAACTTCTCGTAAACCACAATTACATGTTATTATCGTGACTTTGTGTCGCCAcgtgaataattttgtaaatgcTCGTGGTTATTATCGAATAATGAATAACTCTTGCTGcatgcaaattttcaaatacccAATGCACACAGTTGATTATTCTGTCGTTCGAGCATGACTTTTAGAATTGAGGCCTGTTCATTGCTTTCATACTTCCAGCATATTAATAGCTTACAATTAGCGATAGTGTACTGAGTTTAATTACttgtaataattgaaaatatcaaagcATTGAGCAGATCTCCATGGACTTAAATGTTGATGGGAATAAaagcaattttcaaattgtatTCGTAATATAATTACTTGTATTGATGTCACCAACGCTTGCCTGTTTAAACAAGGCGTAAATTTCCAAAAGATCGGCATCGGCAGGCTGAGAAGCCAATTCGGTGACTTCTTTAGCAGCTGCATTAAATTTCTGTGGAGTTGAATCGTAATATTGCGATTAATCAGTGAAACTTCGGCTGgccaataattatttcaatattattagcATGCCGTAAACATTATATTCACACGCAATTCACAACGTTTCTCATTTCAATTCAGGCTTAACAACATTTTGGATTATCATTCGCATCTTTATGTATCATTTCGATTACCATTTTTTCTGCCGCATGCATTCATTAAACTTACTTTAAA
Coding sequences:
- the LOC107221058 gene encoding dnaJ homolog subfamily B member 6 isoform X2; amino-acid sequence: MVDYYRILDVSRSATGADIKKAYRKLALKWHPDKNPENLDEANKKFKEISEAYEVLIDEKKRRVYDQFGKEGLHMPPGSKRRHEDEFDRQFGGPFVFRDPEDVFREFFGGTPFEDLFAGFHGGGTRRGLNRHSHPSNNSLSAPFFGPLGLSLGPHLQDVLGARDGSFTSFSTFNSSFGGPSSGAAVKRTSTSTRFINGKKITTKKVCENGRETIMSYENDVLKSKTVNGVPQSITCEGPSTSRRITEESKGASFNHNINQDSSKYSNDLKSKKKSPITSCLNMRAQKNKK
- the LOC107221057 gene encoding acyl-CoA-binding protein homolog, translated to MSLDEKFNAAAKEVTELASQPADADLLEIYALFKQASVGDINTTRPGMLDFKGKAKWDAWEQKKGMSQDEAKEKYIAKVASLVASIGKK
- the LOC107221058 gene encoding dnaJ homolog subfamily B member 6 isoform X3, which produces MVDYYRILDVSRSATGADIKKAYRKLALKWHPDKNPENLDEANKKFKEISEAYEVLIDEKKRRVYDQFGKEGLHMPPGSKRRHEDEFDRQFGGPFVFRDPEDVFREFFGGTPFEDLFAGFHGGGTRRGLNRHSHPSNNSLSAPFFGPLGLSLGPHLQDVLGARDGSFTSFSTFNSSFGGPSSGAAVKRTSTSTRFINGKKITTKKVCENGRETIMSYENDVLKSKTVNGVPQSITYS
- the LOC107221058 gene encoding dnaJ homolog subfamily B member 6 isoform X1, which codes for MVDYYRILDVSRSATGADIKKAYRKLALKWHPDKNPENLDEANKKFKEISEAYEVLIDDAKRRTYDQRLYQKASSRPGRGFTFRTFFDSPFQRYFEKKRRVYDQFGKEGLHMPPGSKRRHEDEFDRQFGGPFVFRDPEDVFREFFGGTPFEDLFAGFHGGGTRRGLNRHSHPSNNSLSAPFFGPLGLSLGPHLQDVLGARDGSFTSFSTFNSSFGGPSSGAAVKRTSTSTRFINGKKITTKKVCENGRETIMSYENDVLKSKTVNGVPQSITCEGPSTSRRITEESKGASFNHNINQDSSKYSNDLKSKKKSPITSCLNMRAQKNKK